In Candidatus Desulforudis audaxviator MP104C, a genomic segment contains:
- a CDS encoding S-layer homology domain-containing protein — MKSKGLFCLMAAAVFLLACGTVAAQADEGFTEFKDTQGYWAAEAIARVNALGLVRGYPDGTFLPRNEVSRQELVVMVVRTLGLEDEAQRLDVNALRLTLPADVSSWAKGPVALAVQKGWISQTGLADVPFRAAATRLDVAVLVASALKLSPENALLTFADLQSIPANYRPYVAAVVRAGIMTGVPGNRFEPWRGVTRAEMTALMAKMLDAGLVNPVPGRYFTAELVTADSRRVVLRTAAGSRTYDLAAFNLVYKGADKVAVSTLRAGDNVRVVLDADNRCRFLAYTESGVAGTPSGTPSETTTTYRGTVDAVRLGTPPTLDLRRDTGGTVSLPLRSDVRITRQGTAQDLTALYRGAAVEVRVTAGQVTEIIIGETASAPSTGDVKAYVINNYPGLSYFSVRYDNGTRGEVNVSAATRFYRGTRSADYSVISRGARVELIRSGGNVVGVRVLDEDRKIFGEVVTVRAADITVEDGDKHQVSLSFAAGVTVRDADGNRMAVEDIKAGDRVALQLDAAGKVAAVALDLRQGEKEGIVTYLRTATAPRITIEDSRGRSETYMLVDDVQVTRDGLTRQLRDVVEGDRVRLVLNRHDEVIQIVILEKDVGRQYRGKVTALNLSRYEITIERDGRSTKYELDRNVKAERDGRSLYIDEVLIGAEVELVLTGSRVTTVKVTEDKNIRVEGEIVRVDLDRERLTIEQASGGVFRFFFESNAVLRDRGGSALRLRDLREGWEVRLELRNGEIRRLDVL; from the coding sequence TTGAAGAGCAAGGGGTTATTCTGTCTGATGGCGGCGGCGGTGTTCTTGTTGGCGTGCGGGACGGTCGCGGCGCAGGCGGACGAAGGCTTCACCGAATTCAAGGATACGCAGGGGTACTGGGCGGCCGAGGCAATTGCCCGGGTCAACGCGCTGGGACTGGTGCGCGGCTATCCCGACGGAACGTTTCTGCCGCGGAACGAGGTGAGCCGGCAGGAGCTGGTAGTGATGGTGGTGCGCACCCTGGGGCTGGAGGACGAAGCGCAACGGCTGGACGTGAACGCCCTCCGGCTGACCCTGCCGGCGGACGTCAGTTCCTGGGCCAAGGGGCCGGTGGCTTTGGCGGTGCAGAAGGGCTGGATCAGCCAGACCGGCCTGGCGGACGTGCCGTTTCGTGCCGCGGCCACGCGTTTGGACGTGGCCGTCCTGGTGGCCTCGGCCCTGAAACTCTCGCCGGAGAACGCGCTGCTCACCTTCGCCGACCTGCAGTCCATTCCTGCGAACTACCGGCCCTACGTGGCCGCCGTGGTGCGGGCGGGAATCATGACCGGGGTGCCGGGTAACCGGTTCGAGCCGTGGCGGGGCGTGACCCGGGCCGAGATGACCGCGCTGATGGCTAAGATGCTGGATGCCGGCCTGGTGAATCCCGTTCCGGGGCGGTATTTCACGGCCGAGCTGGTCACGGCGGACAGCCGGCGGGTGGTGCTGCGCACGGCCGCGGGCAGCCGGACCTATGACCTGGCCGCTTTCAACCTGGTTTACAAGGGGGCCGACAAGGTAGCGGTCAGCACCTTGCGGGCCGGGGACAATGTGCGCGTGGTGTTGGACGCCGACAACCGCTGCCGGTTCCTGGCCTACACCGAAAGCGGCGTTGCCGGGACTCCTTCGGGCACGCCTTCCGAGACGACGACCACGTACCGGGGTACGGTGGATGCGGTACGGCTCGGCACGCCCCCGACCCTGGATCTGCGGCGGGATACCGGGGGGACCGTTTCCCTGCCGCTGCGCTCCGACGTGCGCATCACCAGGCAGGGGACGGCGCAGGACCTCACGGCGCTCTACCGGGGGGCGGCGGTCGAAGTCCGGGTGACGGCCGGGCAGGTGACCGAGATCATCATTGGGGAGACCGCGTCGGCGCCGTCCACCGGGGACGTGAAAGCTTACGTGATCAACAACTACCCCGGGCTGAGCTACTTCAGCGTCCGCTACGACAACGGCACCCGGGGCGAGGTGAACGTTTCCGCCGCCACCCGGTTTTACCGGGGGACCCGGTCGGCCGATTACAGCGTGATCAGCCGCGGGGCGCGGGTGGAGCTGATCCGCTCCGGCGGCAACGTTGTGGGTGTGCGGGTGCTGGATGAGGACAGGAAGATCTTCGGAGAAGTGGTCACCGTCCGGGCCGCGGACATCACGGTGGAGGACGGGGACAAGCACCAGGTGAGCCTTAGCTTCGCGGCCGGCGTAACTGTGCGGGACGCCGACGGCAACCGGATGGCGGTGGAGGACATCAAGGCGGGGGACCGGGTGGCACTGCAGCTGGACGCCGCCGGCAAGGTGGCGGCGGTGGCGCTGGACCTCAGGCAGGGCGAGAAGGAAGGTATCGTCACCTACCTGCGGACGGCCACCGCACCGCGGATCACCATCGAGGACAGCCGGGGGCGGAGCGAGACCTACATGCTGGTCGACGACGTGCAGGTGACCCGGGACGGCCTCACCCGGCAGCTGCGGGACGTGGTCGAAGGCGACCGGGTGCGCCTGGTGCTGAACCGGCACGACGAGGTCATCCAAATCGTCATCCTGGAGAAGGACGTGGGCCGGCAGTACCGGGGCAAGGTGACGGCGCTGAACCTGTCGCGGTATGAAATCACCATCGAGCGGGACGGCCGGAGCACCAAATACGAACTGGACCGCAACGTGAAAGCCGAGCGCGACGGGCGCAGCCTGTACATCGACGAGGTGCTGATCGGCGCCGAGGTGGAACTGGTGCTGACGGGGAGCCGGGTGACCACCGTCAAGGTGACCGAGGACAAAAACATCCGGGTGGAAGGCGAGATCGTCCGGGTGGACCTGGACCGGGAGCGCCTGACCATTGAGCAGGCCAGCGGCGGGGTGTTCCGCTTCTTCTTCGAAAGCAACGCCGTGCTGCGGGACAGAGGCGGATCGGCCCTGCGGCTGCGCGACCTGCGCGAGGGCTGGGAGGTGCGCCTGGAGTTGCGAAACGGCGAGATCCGCCGCCTGGACGTGTTGTAA
- a CDS encoding copper amine oxidase N-terminal domain-containing protein: MRRFRRVTVVIVMAALAWSVFAGAAGGATTYQFLREQMWRAPQDNPVELGLLLVRIEPLLDGGHAALFALPKDFSLVLPNNTPSIEDPSVTMTIRPTAANEFLGEIRVPGIIPKATFLIPIQSAILSARSGDIEITITHLDGQLPSGVVVAGQVLPGEVTIQSGRVESIADGKSAVEITFRENMAGLLRKGSPIKLTLPEGFGWANAKGTLVSGEGLEVRPLVDGRVLELRTERESTRRTAFRVEAEVRVTDAAKAGAGEVRAKVEGLRDLSAGTILVAHYRAPEPEPKPLPKPEPKPEPVVSRTVVFTIGNDRYTSNGVTARMDVVPYLKDGRTYLPLRYVALSLGLGPGDIKWDGAARRAVLTGHGVTVQVTVGSRLLLVDGMKVEIDAAPELVPPGRIMLPYRSIAEAFGARVDWDGATRTVTMTR; the protein is encoded by the coding sequence ATGAGAAGGTTTAGAAGGGTTACTGTCGTCATCGTGATGGCGGCCCTAGCGTGGTCGGTGTTTGCGGGGGCGGCCGGCGGGGCCACCACCTACCAGTTCCTCAGAGAGCAGATGTGGCGTGCACCCCAGGATAACCCGGTGGAACTTGGCCTGCTCTTAGTCCGCATCGAGCCGCTGCTGGACGGCGGGCACGCAGCCCTCTTTGCGTTGCCGAAAGATTTCAGTCTGGTGCTGCCGAATAACACCCCGTCAATTGAAGATCCATCCGTGACCATGACGATCAGACCCACAGCCGCGAATGAGTTTCTTGGTGAAATTAGGGTGCCTGGCATCATCCCTAAAGCCACCTTTTTGATTCCGATACAGTCCGCCATTCTCTCCGCGAGGAGCGGCGACATAGAGATTACCATTACCCATTTGGACGGCCAGCTCCCAAGCGGTGTCGTGGTGGCCGGGCAGGTGCTCCCCGGCGAGGTGACTATTCAGAGCGGCCGGGTGGAAAGCATCGCGGACGGGAAAAGTGCGGTGGAGATCACCTTCCGCGAGAACATGGCCGGGCTTTTGCGCAAGGGCAGCCCGATCAAGCTGACCTTGCCCGAAGGCTTCGGCTGGGCGAATGCGAAGGGCACGTTGGTGAGCGGGGAGGGGCTGGAGGTCAGGCCGCTGGTCGACGGCCGGGTGCTGGAACTGCGCACCGAGCGGGAGAGCACGCGGCGGACCGCTTTTCGGGTGGAGGCCGAGGTGCGGGTGACCGACGCCGCCAAGGCCGGCGCGGGAGAAGTGAGGGCCAAAGTCGAGGGACTGAGGGACCTTTCGGCCGGCACCATCCTGGTGGCCCACTACCGGGCGCCGGAGCCGGAACCGAAGCCCCTGCCCAAGCCGGAACCGAAACCGGAGCCGGTTGTGTCGCGGACAGTGGTGTTCACCATCGGCAATGACCGCTACACCAGTAACGGGGTGACGGCCCGGATGGACGTCGTCCCCTACCTGAAGGACGGGCGTACCTACCTGCCGCTGCGCTATGTCGCCCTGAGCTTGGGGCTCGGTCCCGGAGATATCAAGTGGGACGGCGCGGCCCGTCGTGCCGTGTTGACCGGGCACGGGGTCACGGTGCAGGTGACCGTGGGGAGCAGGCTTTTGCTGGTGGACGGGATGAAGGTGGAAATCGACGCGGCTCCCGAACTGGTCCCGCCGGGGCGGATCATGCTGCCGTACCGCTCTATCGCGGAAGCCTTTGGCGCCCGGGTGGACTGGGACGGCGCCACCCGGACCGTGACGATGACGCGCTAA
- a CDS encoding toxin-antitoxin system TumE family protein has translation MLNVVRAFRAIIKDFAVELFEREGNRRRLKARLIFFDGSTLHVKEYYFGDQRKYVYHWMNTKGELIIRWDNASHWPGVKTFPHHKHVGSVDNVQPSLETGLVEVLTAIKEKISAT, from the coding sequence GTGCTTAACGTCGTCAGGGCTTTTCGAGCGATTATCAAGGACTTCGCGGTTGAGCTGTTCGAGCGTGAGGGAAATAGACGGCGCCTCAAGGCGCGGCTTATTTTTTTTGACGGTAGCACGTTGCACGTAAAGGAGTATTACTTTGGCGACCAGAGAAAATATGTTTACCACTGGATGAACACGAAGGGAGAACTTATCATCCGCTGGGATAACGCTTCTCACTGGCCTGGTGTTAAGACTTTTCCCCACCATAAGCACGTTGGGTCTGTTGATAATGTTCAACCATCCTTAGAAACGGGCTTGGTTGAGGTGTTAACGGCGATCAAGGAGAAAATATCCGCAACGTAG
- a CDS encoding type II toxin-antitoxin system HicB family antitoxin: MKFKVVLEYDPDDQCWVTYVPALDNISTWGQTKEEALRNTEEAIIGYLEAARKTGQPLPVCKPIEIAEVVVAG; this comes from the coding sequence ATGAAGTTTAAGGTGGTCTTGGAATATGATCCGGATGACCAGTGTTGGGTGACATATGTGCCTGCTTTAGATAATATATCCACCTGGGGGCAAACCAAAGAGGAGGCTTTGAGGAACACCGAAGAGGCGATTATCGGGTATTTGGAAGCAGCTAGGAAAACAGGGCAGCCACTGCCCGTATGTAAGCCGATCGAAATCGCTGAAGTGGTGGTGGCTGGGTGA